The following nucleotide sequence is from Rhodothermales bacterium.
GGACGAGGAGCACGCCGAGGCGAAGCGCGTCCTCGCCGAGGCCGGACCCCTCTGGGCACGCCTCAAGGAGGATCCCGTGGCACTGCTACGCGAGCGGGGGGAGGGGCGTGGACCCGCGAAACCCATCGACCGATAGACCCCCAACACCCCATGTACAGCCCCCGCCTTACCGCGCTCGTCCTCGCGGCGCTCGTGCTCGTCGCTCCCGCCTCCCGAGCGCAGTCCGACCTCCCCGACGGCACCGCGCTCATCCGCGTGCTGGACGTAGGGCAGGCCCTCTCGGTTGTCGCCGCGCTCCCGGGTGACTACTACGTCGTCTTCGACGCGGGCGACGACCTCCCGGGCAACCCGGTCCTCACAGGCGTCCGCGAGATCGTGCCCGACGGCGAGGAGATCGACCTCCTCGTCATCAGCCACCCCGACTTCGACCACCTCAACGACGCCCTCTCCCTCCTCGACGCCTACCGGGGCCGCGTACGACGCGTCGTGCGGACAGGGTTCTCGGAGGGGGCGAGCAAGACGTGGCAG
It contains:
- a CDS encoding MBL fold metallo-hydrolase, which produces MYSPRLTALVLAALVLVAPASRAQSDLPDGTALIRVLDVGQALSVVAALPGDYYVVFDAGDDLPGNPVLTGVREIVPDGEEIDLLVISHPDFDHLNDALSLLDAYRGRVRRVVRTGFSEGASKTWQALDSTITARALAGEFKEVNLQHTELPPGATYRYGESFVTFLVGAPEPPPDWGLTSTSEQKNAVSLAARISYRGGSVLIAG